GGTAAACTGCTTTAAGGGGTTAGGGCATGCATGAAATGCAAAAAATGATTATTCTGTAAAGCCTCAATATCGTTATCGAAGATCTTGTGATGATCGGTTAGTTCGCCATCAGTTCATTAGCATAAAATCAGAAtttcatattttgaatttcgcaTATATGCAGTTGCATCTAAGTCCGGCTTCTGCCATGCAAATCAAATTGAAGCATAGTTTTATTAAGaattaaatagaaaaagaaattcaCAGTAGTTTTGTACTTATATGTCTGAATACAGGAGGAACAAATCAAGTGACTAATgggcacggaatgtcattgcCCATTCGTTGGTTAGAGACGAGGTAGCTGACTGGCCCGTGATCCATGTGATTCATGAATTGACTATCGATGACATGTGTGTGTTTCCTCATTCCACATAGCAacccataaacagctgtgctcACAGCCATGCACTCGCAATCATGTGGCCGCACATCAATGCATTGCATCACACACACGGCACTAATGTCAGACTTTATGCGCGCAATTTTTCTCACGCATTTACCGTAGACggtcgaacatgcgcaatgGCTTTTTTCAATCATAAAATTTCGAGTAATACACTGGGAGTTGCATCTTCTGTGTTCAGTCTTCTTGGTATCACTGTAATCATGAATTATGAAAATAACATCCGGTGTATAATCTACAAATCTTGAtagctgattttttttttttttatgaacgtGCTTTCACTGAGTACTTGCTCAAGAAAATTTTATAAtatacaaaataattctttaatCTCTTCCAGTAAACCAGATAGCAACAGAATGCGATTTGTACAATACCTTCGTAAAAACGATACAACACCAAAACTTGGTGCTATCTCAGATGATGGTGCAACCTTAACCGATTTGTCGTCTCAGTCAGGCATTCCGTCAGATATGATAACTTTCATCAAAGAGAACATTTCAGTTGAAGACGTTGCTAAGAAGCTTACGGTACTTCCATCGGAGAAAGTAAACGACAACATAACATTATTGCCTCCAGTTCTAAACCCGGAAAAAATAATTTGCATCGGTTTGAACTACTCAGGTCATTGCTTGGAACAAAATAAACAACCACCGAAGGAACCgatgtttttcagtaaatttaataCAGCTTTGGTCGGACCTACTGGAAACGTTATCGCGCATGCAATTACCAAAGTATGATCTTTTAATGTAAATGAGGGTCTTTTGAAGAAATGGAAATGAAGTTTTTCCCTTTGTAGAAACTTGATTGGGAAGTTGAATTAGCTGTCGTAATCggaaaagaagcaaaaaaagtgGCAAAAGAAAACGCGCTTGATTATGTCTTTGGTTACACTGTAGCTCAAGATATTTCTGCAAGGGATTGGCAGAAGGAACGGAATGGAGGTCAATTTTTAATTGGAAAGTCGATGGATACATTCTGCCCACTTGGTCCAGCACTAGTACACAAAAGTCTCATCAAAGATCCGCACAATTTATCATTGACTTCCTTAGTGAACGGAGTACTAAAGCAGTCGGGAAATACCAACGAATTGATTTTCCGAATTGATGATATTATATCTCGCCTTTCCGAGTAaattttgcacattttcaaaataactGCTGACataaactatatttttttacatttcagaTGCATTACACTGAAGCCAGGTGATGTGATTTTAACCGGGACTCCTGCTGGGGTTGGTATGCATCGATCACCACCAGAATTTTTGAAAGTTGGCGACTTAATTGAAAGTGAAATTCAAGATTTGGGAAAACTATCGAATAAGGTTGTTGCCCCTTGAATTTAACAGCAAATGCACTTGAATGTCTATATTGTTGTTTTAAAGAACGGAACGCATTTtattaagtatttttttttcaaatttcatttaaaattcctGAATACAAATTTTAGATAGTGGTTTTCCATACAATCTACAAGTACATATGTAAAGTTCTGCAAATTAACTTGGTATAAACTTCAAAGTGAAAGGTacttttgatggtggcccaGTGCTTATTAATATTCTCAGGCGTGTAGTTAAGTTCCTGTTTTCCATGCAGTAAGAAAGGTTTCTGACTGCTGGATGACTACCGAATCGCAGTCAATCCTTAATGAATTTGTGGAGTTGACGCTCGACCCATTTGCAAACTGACACAGCCGCAATGATCCCCTTCGGGACTATGTGTGTGCTCCAACAGTGCCCCGTCGATGAAGAGGGAGTGAAAGTTGCAGAGATCTATAGACCTTTTACTGTTGT
The window above is part of the Hermetia illucens chromosome 3, iHerIll2.2.curated.20191125, whole genome shotgun sequence genome. Proteins encoded here:
- the LOC119653188 gene encoding fumarylacetoacetate hydrolase domain-containing protein 2 isoform X2, translated to MRFVQYLRKNDTTPKLGAISDDGATLTDLSSQSGIPSDMITFIKENISVEDVAKKLTVLPSEKVNDNITLLPPVLNPEKIICIGLNYSGHCLEQNKQPPKEPMFFSKFNTALVGPTGNVIAHAITKKLDWEVELAVVIGKEAKKVAKENALDYVFGYTVAQDISARDWQKERNGGQFLIGKSMDTFCPLGPALVHKSLIKDPHNLSLTSLVNGVLKQSGNTNELIFRIDDIISRLSECITLKPGDVILTGTPAGVGMHRSPPEFLKVGDLIESEIQDLGKLSNKVVAP
- the LOC119653188 gene encoding fumarylacetoacetate hydrolase domain-containing protein 2 isoform X1; protein product: MLSISIFRGASLSKIRLAKEVQNQVTTIGAAVNKSEKFSRTYSSKPDSNRMRFVQYLRKNDTTPKLGAISDDGATLTDLSSQSGIPSDMITFIKENISVEDVAKKLTVLPSEKVNDNITLLPPVLNPEKIICIGLNYSGHCLEQNKQPPKEPMFFSKFNTALVGPTGNVIAHAITKKLDWEVELAVVIGKEAKKVAKENALDYVFGYTVAQDISARDWQKERNGGQFLIGKSMDTFCPLGPALVHKSLIKDPHNLSLTSLVNGVLKQSGNTNELIFRIDDIISRLSECITLKPGDVILTGTPAGVGMHRSPPEFLKVGDLIESEIQDLGKLSNKVVAP